In Arcobacter ellisii, a genomic segment contains:
- a CDS encoding fumarate reductase cytochrome b subunit, giving the protein MSDLIEGYLGKTVEGKKSRLPAKLDFMQSFTGGFLALFMWAHMLLVSSILISKDFMYTVTKLLEGSFIFEGGNPILVTIAAAIIFVVFIVHAALGMRKLPGNFKQYQVMKAHSNSMGHDDTKLWFIQAFTGFAMFFLGSVHLYIIMTNSADIGPYESSDRIWSEWMWPLYILLLLAVEFHGTIGLYRLCVKWGWFDGENPKATRKALKKVKWALTVFFLVLGFASLAAYMKIGMENAKNGTVGQKYTPTAKVMELNISNKNVGRIA; this is encoded by the coding sequence ATGAGTGACCTAATAGAAGGTTATTTAGGAAAAACAGTTGAAGGGAAGAAAAGTAGATTACCTGCAAAACTTGATTTTATGCAAAGTTTTACTGGTGGTTTCTTAGCTTTATTTATGTGGGCGCATATGTTGTTAGTATCATCGATATTAATTTCGAAAGATTTTATGTACACTGTAACAAAACTTTTAGAGGGAAGTTTTATTTTTGAAGGTGGAAATCCAATATTAGTTACTATAGCTGCTGCAATAATATTTGTAGTTTTTATAGTTCATGCTGCTTTAGGTATGAGAAAATTACCTGGTAACTTTAAACAATACCAAGTAATGAAAGCTCACTCAAATAGTATGGGACATGATGATACAAAACTTTGGTTTATTCAAGCATTCACAGGTTTTGCGATGTTCTTTTTAGGTTCAGTTCACTTATATATCATTATGACTAACTCAGCTGATATCGGACCTTACGAGAGTTCAGATAGAATCTGGTCTGAGTGGATGTGGCCTTTATATATTCTTTTATTATTAGCAGTTGAATTCCATGGAACAATTGGTCTTTATAGATTATGTGTTAAATGGGGATGGTTTGATGGAGAAAATCCAAAAGCAACAAGAAAAGCACTTAAAAAAGTTAAATGGGCTTTAACTGTATTTTTCTTAGTATTAGGTTTTGCATCACTTGCAGCTTATATGAAAATTGGTATGGAAAATGCTAAAAATGGAACAGTTGGACAAAAATATACTCCTACAGCAAAAGTTATGGAGTTAAATATTTCAAATAAAAATGTTGGGAGAATTGCATAA